The Carassius gibelio isolate Cgi1373 ecotype wild population from Czech Republic chromosome B11, carGib1.2-hapl.c, whole genome shotgun sequence genomic sequence GACAATGACctgaaaataataaagtaaaatcaaatgACCAGGTGTGTTTGTTGAACCAATCATATCATTATCCGTCAGATTCATctaaaacaagttttatttttctaaataacaCACACTGAATTACTCAGCTTGATTTCCCACattgaaacctgaaaaaaaagatttgtgaatTTGTTTCATACTGCTTATTTTCATTAAGCATACATTTAGCCTTCAGATGTTGAAGAGACTTTCATACAAGCATGAAAATATATTACCTTCAAAGCATGTAAGGtacattaaccttttttttttgtgcagagaTTGCTTCCATTCCCAAAGTAAAAACTTgctacattaaattttttttttttataaattacaaatggATTACACGTGATCAACATTTATATAATCAATGGATTACATACAAAGTTAAAGGAAAACTCagatcaaaataaatattgtttgtttaGGAAGTCATATTCACATAGATCTGATTATCCATCCCTTTCTCTTGAATGCTGTAATCCTGTTCTCTTTCACACTcaatcatttaaaacattaaaaaatccgTAGTACCATGGAAACTATACATTGATTTGTGACTTTATTATTCCCTGATCAGCAAGAGCTTTTACTATAGAGATTCCCAAACCCAAAATAACTAGGATAAAATACAGGCAATTATTGTTTCTTACATAGCTCAATTTAGTCACCTGTAAGAAAATCCAATTCTACTGCAGAAACAAACATCTGCTCAGCATCCACTCATACTGTTCCAAACACACACTAGTAAATCTATcgtatgaaattattaatttagtgcaaATGACAAGCAAGGAATAAACTCTGCAGTTCCACAGGCCACTGAAGACTCTGAGCACCCATGACTGCCCAACACTTTCATTTCTTTATATCGTCCAGTGTATTTTGTACAAAGACTCCTGGGTAGAGGCTGTGCATTTGATTATATACGAATCCTTGCATGTCTTCCATACTATAGGGCAGCAGTAAGACTCTGTATGGAAGATTCTGAGTAATGATCTTCTCAAGGTCTGTGAGATGTCTGTcctttcattcctgtctttttttTCACCCACAACTATATCTCTGTAATGCTGGATTATTGCAAGAGCTTTGGTAATGCAACCTGCGAGAAAATGATTAATGGTGAGTTAAAATGTCCAATATTTTCTCAGGGAAAAAGTTCTGAATATGAGACCCAAATTCCCAATAAGTCCATGGAAATATTTAAGGACAATTTCAAAAATGTAGCTTGCAATATtgtagatttatatatatttaaattattacctACCTTTTTGAGCTTTCTGATATTGGTGCCTCTAATGGAAGCCAGAAGTTGGTCTCTTGAGTTTTGAGCTCCTCCTCTTCCACCACTTCTATTGTCTAGCTTCCTTTGTGACACGGGCGTCAGGGAGTTCTTCAGGAAATCTCCATCTAGCATTGGAGGTGGAGGCGGTGGTGGTCCTCCAGGTGGTGGTGGTCCTCCAGGTGGTGGTGGAGGTGGTTGTCCACCACCAAACCCACTGAGCCTTTTCTTGTGAGTCAACTTGGGTGACGGGGCAGGTGATGGTATGGGAGAAGGAATGGGAGATGGCCTGGGTGAAGCTCTCGGGGAGCTTTTACCGAAGCCAGGTTTTGGAACTTCTAATGAGTCTTTCTTGTCTCCAGTGCCTTGGGCTTGAGCCTGCTTCTGTTCCTGCAGCCGCTTTTGCCGCTGACGGTCCATATTGCGACTCAGAATATTGGTCATGGTCATACGAGGGCCAGCTAACTCAAAGTGGTAGCCCAATTTCAGAAGAGTTGTGTTTTCTTTCAAGATTTTGGTCATCTCCATCTCAGACTTTCCTCCGATGATGTGTCGCTGGTTGTGGAAGCGTAACTCAGTGAGTGTGGAGTTGTGTTGGAGGGCACGGATCAAGGCCATAACGCCTTTGCTAGTCAGAAGATTGGAATCCAAATTGATGCTAGTGATGCTTTTGTTATTGCGCAAGGTCTCTGCAATAGCATAAGCCACATGGTCATCAGCTCGGCAGTTAGCCAAAGAAAACACtttgatgtgtgtgttgttttttaggGCCTCTGAGAACTGAATAAGCGTTTTGGTTTTTATGACCTCAGAATTGTTAACGTTGAGGTCAGTCATGCTTGGATCATTACAACAAACTCTCTCCAGATCTTCATCAAACATGCTGGTCgactcatcctcctcttcctcctctgttGTCTTACATTTTGAAATAGTGTCTGAGACACCGTTTCCAATTTTCTCTTCCTTAATGGGCTCATTAACTTCCTTTACAatctcattttttttctgaacatcCTCAGTTTCCTTATCGATTATTGATTTTTCAGTAAATTCTTGTGTCTTCCTCACAGCTTTTTGGGGTTCTTTCTCTGTATTTTCAGGAAGTCCCTTTACTTCCAACAAGGGGCTCTCTTTCACCTTTTCACTTAACcttcttattttgttttcttcattgtCCTTCTTGGTTTCTTTCAGTTTATCTTCTAGAACCTGATTTTGTTTTTCCTCTATTCTGGATGAATagcctctagttttgttttcctctctcTTCCTAAACTCTTCCTTTCTCTCCATTTCCTTCTCCTGTTTCTCCTTCATCCTTGAAATCATCTCCTTTGCTCTACTTTCCCCAGATTCCCTTTTCCAACTGtcttcctttttatttttctctttactaTCCTCCTTCTTCTCCTGAAGCTTGGATATTAATTCTTTGGTTTTGCTGCTACTACTTTCTCTCATCTCTCGTCTATCTTTGAATTTACTCCTATCATTTTGATCCTTCACCTCTACTTTCTTCTCACTCTCCTCGTCCTTCCTAGAAAGGTCAGATGGGCCAAATTTGTCATCTTTGCTGCCCTCTGTGACTTTGCAGGTCCTGTCCTCCATTCTACCATCACGTTTAGAGAAGGAAGAGGTGGAAGGGGTCCTTTGAAGTCCCCCATCTTTGCTATCAGATGCGGAGGTATTCTTCTCTTGGCTTAGGCCCATCTTACGCAGGTACTCTTGCTTCCGGCTCTCCTTCTTCGGCTCTCCCTGTGGATCAAACATGAATATGGACAAACAAGGTGACATATGCAACAAatgttatatatacttttttgttttagagGAGCCAAATGGAGAAAATGCCAGTGGCTTAAGACTACATATCAACATGTTCAAATGAAGCCAGTGCTTCGACAGATGGTTAAACACAATCTGTAGTGCATGAACATTGGATGTTTACACTATGCACAGTCGGTTGTTTAACAGTGACAATGTTAACTTGCACAGTGGCTGAGCGTTTGATTTGTGAGCCACACTGTTTTGCACTGGAAAGATCCAGCCTTGGCAGACTTATCCTTAAAAGGCAGTGAGCAAAGGCGCAATCAACTAAGGAACTTCAAACAGGCAAACATTTCAAGAGACTTTTAACATCCAAAGATAGATATGTCTCCATTAGATATAGCCTATGGTTATGTCTCCTGGTTGTATTATGCCTCAAAAAGTAAACATTTACATAGGACTACCTTAGAGTATAGTAATTTGTGATAGAGTTAGTAATTTGTGAACTCTTACTTTGCTGAAAACATACAAGGGTCATAAAATGATGCAAATAGGCTACATCTATATATTGAAAACGTGTCAACACCATAAAAATAGGAAGCCaggttattttattgtatttatttattttgctatttcttTTAAACTCCTGCTTTATTAAGCATGttggtttaaacatttttatagatGAACTTGTTAGGTAATGAATATTTTACCTCAGTTGAAAGGTTTCTCTGGAAGCGGGATCTGAAGTCATCGGTCTGGCTGCTCAGCTGTGATTCCTTTTTAACTGGCGCGGTTGGTTTAAAATCTGTTTGGTCCACAACGATGATTTCACTCGGATCTGGATCGGGAACGACAGAAACCTCTTTCTGCAGCTCCTCCATTTCCTCGGGCGACAGGTTTGACAGCAAACTGTCGAGGTCCGGATCCTCGCTCACCTGTCGTCCGGTTTTCGTGAGTCCCCTCACTTTCCTCCGGGACATAGTTGCGTTCAGTAGTGACACAGACTGATGTAAAGTTTTGTTGAAGCTATTCTGGTGATTTTCACTTATTTCCCgtttgaaaaaaaatctattcataaacagtTAAAGTTTAAAATGAAGGAGGATGAAAAGAGTCAAACTGAAGCCTTTCTGGGAACACGAGGAGCAGCTCCAGACGCGATGGAGGATCAGCTCAAGTTTGTGGTGCGAACATTCCTTGAAATCCATCGCGAGCTCATGCCCATATTTAGATGGGGGTACACAGTCCTTTAAAGGCAATTGGGAAGGCTGTGGTTTACTAAAACTCAAAGCATCCCAGAAACAAACTTTTACTTCCTGATCACTAAGGAAATCAGGATTCTTGGAGTAGGCCTACTGACAATATTTTTCCAGTCCTGTTATATTACGTTATAGAGAAATAGGTTGGATATAGGCTAATGTGCTTACAGAATGTGGATCAGTAGACTAGCCTAGATAATTTGGAGAGATAATATTTCATTCTAGTAAATTACAGGATTCCTGTTTTAGCACAAATCATTGGATAATTCActtcagatgtaaaaaaaaaaagataataattattcagcttatttttTAATAGCTATCTATCATTAAAGGTTCAGAAAACACTAGTCTTTTTGTGGTATATAAAAATATTGGTGATATATTACAAATTCACGCTGGGCAAAAATAATGCGGCATTAAATAATGACAGCAGGCCAATGTTTGATTTCAGGTACAGCATTAATGGAGACAGTACAGTAAAtcaattctgtttttattgtaaaaagatAATTATGCAATACTCCTTCAATTAGATCTCTCTTATAGGATGTTTAGTGGAAGTTCAAACACAAGTAGCCTAttaatcaccccccccccccaagttaTAAATACCTGTTAATATTCCACATTGTAAAAAAGACCTTTacagatccttttcttatttgtGCTTCACATTCCAAAGTGACAAATACAGTAGCATATGCTGTATATAGCAAAAACAACACTGTTAActatacattaatttaaataactaaCAAGTTATTTAAACTGTGGACAAAAAGCATCACAAATAGTAAGATGAGGAGGTagcagaaatcattttaaatccaAAATTGCACCTTAAATgtatctgattaattattttaagcTGATACACATTTGAGTGAGAATCTAATTCTTTTAATTCACGTTCTATTTTATCATTGAAAAGTGACATTTATGATGAActtcaaaattaatttaagatgGTCCACTGATGGTTATGAATGGGAAAAATTGGAACATTCAATATGACGGCAATGGAAATCCCGCTTTAATGTGCAGTCACATTAGTAAAATCCTGGCAAAAATGGTCCATAGTCTGTTTTCAATAGTGTTGAAGCACAGCTCAAACAGAAGTCACTTCTTTCCATTGATAAACACTGCAAATTTGCATGACCAATGAAACCAATGTGAAATCGGCATTAGAAAATCTTACACCAGAATGAGAAATTCCTGAATGTGTGGATCCATACTGAAAATATAGCCTGTAAAATTTTGCTAAACAATGGTAAATGACTGCATTATTGTGACAttgcaattataattttttcccttaattctgagtttacatctaaCTATTCAGACTTGGATGGAAAACTAAAGGGACTTTGTTTAAACTTGTCTCACTGTagataacataacaaaacaacataaatgacTTTGAAAGCTTTTTGAAACCAAAAAAGGGCACAAACGGACAGCTAACCAAATGCACACATTTTTGTGATTCCCTTGACAACTGGTCTATAGCATGAGATACAATTAAagaccagcccctcacggccgactggtgcgcataaataaaaaagcacacacattaaaataatgtcccaggcctggtcctctctcgtccttcacggtcgtcactccagttttatatccttccatctcctacgtgggactcgatactggcggtggggcgcaggtgtagctcatctccaatcactacacctggcctcactcctcgttcccacgcctctcggccccgccccactcgccacatacccccatcgcccctcgcaggccggggggtactcccgagactgcgctctactcccccccccctcccccccttccctccgggggggaccgctcacggggacctgcgggaacctgggggtaggacagacgaggcgagagaaaaggagatggaaggaggagcgacagggacgagagaggggagagagaaaaaaaaaaaaaaaaaaaaaaaaaaatccggttcccagacgcactgctgctcggccctccaccggctgggtgatctcctccgcggtgcccggcggtggcactggatggccctcggcggacggcacgacactcctccgccgcccggtggacggcgacggctcctccgattttgggcagcggcaggagtcccccgttccctgcccctccggattccatcacggaggcggcaggctccggccccctggcgaacggcgccgactcctccgctccctcacggacggcagccgcccctccatatcgtgggcggccggcagcgaggtcgcccgtccccggcaactcgctccagcccaccgcctcgagcgtccatggcggcacatacttcgcctgctcgagggcaccgcggattcaccacagcggcgagggatcttcagcagcgcgtccctccttctcccgggtttcggcaccactgtaacgataaacacttcctaatcatcgggaagaaggaggcgggaaccggcgcacaatcaaaactcattttaatatccaaaataaatacaaaaacggcgcaccagcccctcacggccgactggtgcgcataaataaaaaagcacacacattaaaataatgtcccaggcctggtcctctctcgtccttcacggtcgtcactccagttttatatccttccatctcctacgtgggactcgatactggcggtggggcgcaggtgtagctcatctccaatcactacacctggcctcactcctcgttcccacgcctctcggccccgccccactcgccacaacatGCAAATCCAAGGGGCGTTAACATTACAGCTCAACCTCAAGCCAGATCTAACAAGAGTTGACGACCTTTGAATGCACAGAATGAAGTTTGGTTGGATGCTATAAAACATGAAATTCTTCCTAATGTAAGTTCTCTCTTATTTACATCGTGTTAACTGTCTATAACATCCACGTTTCATGTCCACATGTTAGCTGTCTATAAGACATGAAAAGTGTACAGCATGAATTGATGTTAATGATGCAAGTGACATTGAATTAGTGGTCAAATAAACACATTATCAACAAACAAACCAGGAGAGACAGCTAAGCATGTCTATTGCAGAATAAAGTGTAAATGACACAAGGTACTTATTTGGTTGAACAGAAAACGAGATCCTGGATGAGTCAGAACTGGCAGTCAGTCTCTTCTGCAGGAAAATCATCTTTAACAGTCCATTTCGGAGAGTTTGACAAAACATAATGGCACGTTTAAAGCAGTCTTTTGAGTCTGTGAGTTGCTGGATTAAAGTGGGAAGATTCTCACTGATTAGTGACACATGAAAGCTGT encodes the following:
- the LOC127968411 gene encoding leiomodin-1-like; protein product: MNRFFFKREISENHQNSFNKTLHQSVSLLNATMSRRKVRGLTKTGRQVSEDPDLDSLLSNLSPEEMEELQKEVSVVPDPDPSEIIVVDQTDFKPTAPVKKESQLSSQTDDFRSRFQRNLSTEGEPKKESRKQEYLRKMGLSQEKNTSASDSKDGGLQRTPSTSSFSKRDGRMEDRTCKVTEGSKDDKFGPSDLSRKDEESEKKVEVKDQNDRSKFKDRREMRESSSSKTKELISKLQEKKEDSKEKNKKEDSWKRESGESRAKEMISRMKEKQEKEMERKEEFRKREENKTRGYSSRIEEKQNQVLEDKLKETKKDNEENKIRRLSEKVKESPLLEVKGLPENTEKEPQKAVRKTQEFTEKSIIDKETEDVQKKNEIVKEVNEPIKEEKIGNGVSDTISKCKTTEEEEEDESTSMFDEDLERVCCNDPSMTDLNVNNSEVIKTKTLIQFSEALKNNTHIKVFSLANCRADDHVAYAIAETLRNNKSITSINLDSNLLTSKGVMALIRALQHNSTLTELRFHNQRHIIGGKSEMEMTKILKENTTLLKLGYHFELAGPRMTMTNILSRNMDRQRQKRLQEQKQAQAQGTGDKKDSLEVPKPGFGKSSPRASPRPSPIPSPIPSPAPSPKLTHKKRLSGFGGGQPPPPPPGGPPPPGGPPPPPPPMLDGDFLKNSLTPVSQRKLDNRSGGRGGAQNSRDQLLASIRGTNIRKLKKVALPKLLQ